The following are encoded together in the Gasterosteus aculeatus chromosome 7, fGasAcu3.hap1.1, whole genome shotgun sequence genome:
- the LOC120822576 gene encoding homeobox protein HMX3, whose protein sequence is MPGNMSKEDAPTRSASLTFTIDHILNLKQRGGDRDGSKAQRDAGCKGDVQARYDEAWDVRSRDGSGSDETAQKKPRVQRADCGENTPLLTDGSCPGAQSAHTAEDASERPRAESKATVKKKTRTIFSKRQIFQLEATFDMKRYLSSSERACLAGSLQLTETQVKIWFQNRRNKLKRQLSTDMEGPLTGEHLSEAADNVQLPTFYKDSSLLGGCLLPMPFPVVYPTATAAPYIYFSNTGKYFGLFDAD, encoded by the exons ATGCCCGGGAACATGAGCAAAGAGGACGCGCCGACGCGGAGCGCTTCTCTCACCTTCACCATCGACCACATCCTCAACCTGAAGCAGCGCGGCGGGGACCGGGACGGGTCCAAGGCGCAGAGGGACGCTGGATGTAAGGGGGACGTACAGGCGCGCTACGACGAGGCGTGGGACGTCCGGAGCAGGGATGGCAGCGGGTCAGACGAGACAG CGCAAAAGAAGCCCAGAGTCCAGCGCGCCGACTGCGGCGAAAACACACCGCTGCTGACCGACGGCTCCTGTCCCGGTGCGCAAAGTGCGCACACGGCCGAGGACGCGTCCGAGCGGCCCCGGGCGGAATCCAAGGCCACGGTTAAGAAGAAAACGCGCACCATCTTCTCAAAGAGACAGATCTTTCAGCTGGAGGCCACGTTTGACATGAAGAGGTATCTGAGCAGCTCGGAGAGAGCGTGTCTCGCCGGCTCCCTGCAGCTCACCGAGACGCAGGTGAAGATCTGGTTTCAGAACCGTCGCAACAAGCTGAAGAGACAGTTGTCCACGGACATGGAGGGGCCACTGACCGGCGAGCACCTCTCGGAGGCGGCGGACAATGTGCAATTACCGACTTTTTACAAAGACAGCAGCCTGCTGGGCGGATGTTTGTTACCGATGCCTTTCCCCGTCGTGTACCCGACTGCGACCGCTGCGCCTTACATCTACTTCTCCAACACCGGCAAATATTTTGGCCTGTTTGATGCAGACTGA
- the LOC120821420 gene encoding homeobox protein HMX1, translating into MLDAKAPRSKLRPPPRGSSFYIENLLRIAHSGDPSEERVESHSPVTSPGQRTERARGGEAPDRSGTSPNLVCGTRRSLPCKEEQTERLSTSDRDSPTPVGREDIDGPAEKGDDSLTDDREEDDAHSSYSCDTADTKVARKKKTRTVFSRSQVFQLESTFDLKRYLSSSERAGLAASLQLTETQVKIWFQNRRNKWKRQIAADAESGSTAGVPFGARRAVRVPVLYRENVAAPGAMSGLPRATSSTMVGFSNAINYPSNAINYPLTSHFAYPVSFLSPQMTGLV; encoded by the exons ATGCTCGACGCCAAGGCGCCCAGATCGAAGCTGCGTCCTCCGCCGAGAGGCTCCTCTTTTTACATCGAGAATCTGCTGCGCATCGCGCACAGCGGGGATCCGTCCGAGGAGCGCGTGGAGAGCCACAGCCCGGTGACCTCTCCGGGGCAGCGGACAGAACGCGCGCGCGGCGGGGAGGCGCCGGACCGGAGCGGGACATCCCCGAACTTGGTGTGCGGCACTCGGAGAA GTCTACCGTGCAAAGAGGAACAAACGGAGCGTCTCTCAACCAGCGACCGGGATTCCCCGACTCCAGTGGGACGGGAAGACATCGACGGGCCGGCGGAGAAGGGGGATGATAGTTTGACTGAcgacagagaggaggacgacGCGCACTCATCTTACAGCTGCGACACAG CTGACACGAAAGTGGCTCGGAAGAAGAAGACCCGCACCGTGTTCAGCCGGAGTCAGGTGTTCCAGCTGGAGTCCACTTTCGACCTGAAGCGCTACCTGAGCAGCTCGGAGCGAGCGGGCCTGGCCGCTTCGCTTCAGCTCACCGAGACCCAGGTGAAGATCTGGTTTCAGAACCGCAGGAACAAGTGGAAGAGGCAGATCGCCGCGGACGCGGAGTCCGGCAGCACCGCCGGCGTGCCCTTCGGGGCCCGGAGGGCGGTCCGGGTTCCCGTGTTGTATCGCGAGAACGTGGCGGCGCCCGGGGCGATGAGCGGCCTGCCCCGCGCGACGTCGTCGACGATGGTAGGCTTCTCCAACGCCATCAACTACCCATCCAACGCCATCAACTACCCATTGACTTCCCACTTCGCCTACCCCGTGTCGTTCCTATCGCCGCAGATGACCGGACTGGTGTGA